The Moorena producens PAL-8-15-08-1 genomic interval TTGACCTTAAATAAGGCATTTTTTGATTAAAAAATATAACAATTTTAATATCATTTAATTAGCATTAATTATTTTAATAATAAATACTGATTAAAAAAATCTTAGGAAACTGCTATTTTTTTAGTATTAAAAAACTTTTTAAAGTGATGAATAAAGCCTTGTAACAATGAATACAGTCTCAGATTTAATAACGCGACCCAATTGCCCTTACTGTAATTGTGAGCAAACAGTCAAAAAGCGATGCAGCGCGGTCTTGGGAGTTTCCACGGGGCTTTCAAGCTGCGGACGCAGGTTCCGCAGGCAGCCCCTCCCCATGAGCGACTGCATCAAGACATGGAAGCATTCATAATAAAAAGCAAAAATATCTTTATAAAAACTGTAAGAGACAGTTTGTTTAAAATCATACAAATAAGCCGATAACATTGTCAATAAAAAATAGAATAGATGACCTATTACTTGAGAAAATATATGCAAGCAGGTATTGCTCGAGCAGTTGGAGTTTCAAAAACATGGCTTCAAAAGTATGTTAATAAAAAATATGCTGAAACTACCCGAATAATTAAGATTTAATAAAAACCATGCATTTAAAATGTCCATATAATGTGATGAAATATGGTCTTTTGTAAAAGCAATGCAGCGTGGTCTTGGGGGTTTCCCCCATGAGCGACTGCATCAAGACAACGTCACAAGCCGATAGAAAAACAAACGGGTAAAACTAATCATATTGAAAGATTAAATAATACATTAAGAGAAAGGATTAGTCGCCTGGTTAAGAAAACGTTGTCATTTTCCAAAAAATCATAAAATCACCTAGGATCTATTGGGAATTTTGTTCATCATTATAATAAATGTTTGTCGGGTTGATTAGGCCATCACTACATGTTTATCACTACCGTATTCTTGAACATTACGAGTAGTCTCAATGCAGTCCTGTTCATAGATACCTCTATAGAACTAAATTGAGTACGTCGTTATTCACAGGACTTACGCTATTGGTAGCCTATAAGCCCTAATTTTGCGTAAGTCCTGATTCAATATCAAAGGATATGTTGTACATGTTAGCAAATTGCGAACTTTTTGTCAACCACCCCTTCAAATCCTTGCCCGACTCAAGCAATATCAAGGGTACGCGACGCGCTACGATAAGCGAGCCTGGGAACTTTCGCGCTAAGTAATTGATCTGGCTGCTGCCGTAATCTGGTTTAATTGATCACATGTCCTAGAAGTAGGATGCTCACTGCTAGCAGAACACCTAGGAAAATCTCTTGGCTCTGTTAGAATAAAGATTCTATTGTAAAATTTTTATCCTACTATTGATAGTAGAACTTTTGCGATAGATAGTGATCTGTTATGGTTTGGTGCGAATGGGCTGACTATTCCCTCTAGCTTGATTACATCTCATTTGAAAACGCGATGTTCCCAAGGAACCGCTTAGCCTACGGCCTCAGCTTCCGCTAAAAGCGATTAGCCCGAAGGGCTACGCTACGCGATCGCAATCAAATTTATTATGCAACTAGAAGACTATTTTAACTTTCTGGCTCCTGATGACATTCGGATTAAAGGTCATCGAATTGGCATTGAAACCGTATTGTACGAGTATCTATTTAAAGAGCGTACTGCTGAAGAAATTGCGAAAATATACTCAACTCTAACCTTAGAAGAGGTCTATGCCACAATCCTATATTATCTACAGAACAAAGAGACAGTCAGTCAATACATTGCTGACTGGCTAGAGTGGGGACATCAACAGCGTAAAGCTCAAGCCTTGAATCCTCATCCTGCGGTGGCTCGACTCCGGAAAATCAAAGCAGAAAGACAAGCGCAGTTGAAAGCCAATGGCACTGAAGTATCTAATGGATGAGAATGTTGACCCAGCTTACTCAACACAAATTCGACGTAAATGTCCTAATTTAGTAATTTGTGCAGTTGGGGAAATCGGTACTCCAAGCCTCAGTACACTAGACCCGGAAATTCTGTTATGGTGCGAGGAGTATAACTTTGTTTTGGTAACTAATAACCGTAAGTCTATGCCCGTACATTTAACTGACCACATTGCCCAAAGTCATCATGTCTCAGGAATTTTCATCTTAAACTCCAATTTGAGCATTGGTCAAAATATTGAAGAGTTAATTATAATTTCAGAATGTTCTTAGAGGTTGTCTGAGAAGTATCATTTGCTACATCCAAGCCCCCTAAATCACCCAATTTTGCGGTGCGACCCAAGGGCGATTTACTCGCCCTAGGAGGCGCGCACCGGAAGGGACTTTTAGAAGCCAATTGACTCTTGTTCCCCCCAAAGTTGGGGGGCTAGGGGGGCAAAATTCAGTATCAAAAAACTTGGGAGATATCCTCTTATGATCAGGAATATCAAGACCAAATTATTCACCTACCGATGACTTGAATTAATTAATTATTCTGAGTAGAAGTCTCAACAATACATTGCTCTTCGTTTGTAAAGCGTTGTTCATAACTATCAGGTATACAGGATTTTTGACCTCTTACCTGCTCCCTGCTCCCTGCTCCCTGCTCCCTAAAACCCAATAATTTCTACCTTACCCAATTTAAAACTGCTGTATTATAATCCTCCTCATCAAGCCTAAGACTGAGAAGACTAGACTCGTGAAAGCAAAAGCCAAACCCAAGAAACTACTAGGTTTTTTATATACTTGCTTATTCCTTGGTTTAGGAATACTCCCCACAGTAGTCAAACCAAAGCCAGCCCTTAGTGCAGAATACATTTACTTTAACTATGGTCCGTTAAAATTGTCCCTTTCCCGGGAATCCATCGAGATTTTCGCCAATGAGGGCAGAATTACTAAGGAATTTGAGTTCTACGCCCAAATGCTGAACCCAGAAGCCTTGGAACAGTTGCGGATGCTACTCCAAAAGCGGATTAAAATCAGTCCTGTGGCCATCTCCCGCTTAGGTAAATCCCCTATGGGAGAAGCCTTTCTCGAAGGTTTGGGAAAGATGATCAAAACCCACCCTGGTCGCAATGGTTTACATAGTCTTCGGGGGGCGCTGGTTTTGGCAGCAGCTGACTCCGAAGGTCTAACTCTAATGAATATAGTGCGCCAGTTTCCCACCGAGGGGATGTTGATTGATACCGACTATATCTTCGATGTCCGAAAAGAGCTAGCTACCCTATTTCGATATCGAGATGCAGCCGTGAATGCGATCGCAAACCAAGCTACCCGAGAAGCCGCTGCTGAGAATACCGTTGATGTGTCCCAGTTAACAGACTTACAACAACCTGGTCCTTATAACTTCACAGACCAAGTCATCACCCTTTCCGGTCGCCGCCGTCAATCCCCTCTAGGGTTATCCGGAGAAACCAAGTTTGAGGTTGCTCTGTACTTACCCCAAGGCAATCCCAAACCAGCCCCCTTAGTGGTCATGTCCCATGGCTTTGCCTCAGATCGCAACCATTTCACCTATTTAGCAGAACACTTAGCATCCCATGGCATTGCTGTAGCCGTGCCTGAACACGTCGGGAGTAATATTGAATACTCTCAAGCTGTACTACAGGGACTAGCCAATGGAATCAATCCGGTAGAGTTTATTGAACGACCCTTAGATATTAGATATGTGCTCGATGAGCTCGAAGACCTCTCTAAATCTGACCCTAATTTTGCTAATCAGCTGAATCTGGAACAGGTAGGTGTGATTGGTCATTCCTTTGGGGGTTACACAGCGTTAGCCGTAGCAGGTGCAGAAATTAATGATTTAAGACTGCGCCAAGTGTGTCCTGATCAAGACCCAACCTTCAATCTATCTGTACTGCTCCAATGCCGTGCCAATCGCTTACCCCCGTTTAATTATGACTTGCAGGATCCACGGGTCAAAGCTGTAATCGCTGTTAATCCTATTACCAGCACAGCCCTTGGTCCAGGTAGCTTGGGTAAAATTCAAGTGCCAGTCATGATTATGGCAGGTAGCCACGACATCGTAGCACCCACTGTCCCAGAACAGATTCACCCCTTCATCTGGCTTAATACCCCAGAAAAATATCTGGCAATGATTGTTGATGGCAACCACTTCTCCACTAGTGGTGCATCGGGGGACGATTTTGCCCTGTTTCCTAGAGAATTACTTGGTTCCAATCCTCAGGTCGGACTTTCTTACCTAAAAGCCTTAAGCTTAGCTTTTGTTAATACTCATATTCGGGATTTGCCAAACTATCGACCTTACCTCAGTGTTAGCTATGCCAAATTCCTCTCTGAGAATTCCCTAGATCTACATTTAGTCAAATCTTTAACTCCAGAACAACTAGAGGAATCCTTTGGCAGTGAACCTCCCGAAAGTATCATACCACAACTTGCCATTGAGCCAATACCGAAGCCTTCAGAAACAGTTTTAGACCAAATTAAACGAACTGGCACCATAAAAGTTGGTATTAGAAAAGATGCTGCTCCTTTCGGCTACATTGATACCAACGGAGAGTGGAAAGGGTATTGCTTTGACCTACTCAATTCCTTAAAAGATAAGGTTGCCCAACAACTCAATAAACCCATAGAACTAAAAGTTGTTGCCATTCAATCAACATTGGAAAATCGCTTTGCTATTGTCCGAGATGAAGCTGTACATTTGGAGTGTGGACCTAATACTATTAGAAGTCATATTGAAGGGGTAAAATTCTCAACACCATTTTTTATTACTGGTACACACTTATTAGTGGATTCTCAACAACCAAGAGTCTTTAATCGTTACCAAAGCCTTGACAGTTTAAAAATTGGAGTACTTCCCAGTAGCCTAACAGAAACATTTATTGAGCAAACCTATCCTAATGCTCAGAAAATAGTTTTTCCTGGAGACATAGGTAGATCTCAAGGAGTCAAAGCATTAGTCAATAGGGATATTGATGCCTTTGCCAGCGATGGAATTTTATTAATTGGAGAAGTCACCAGACAAGGACTCTCCTCATCCCAGTACACCTTATCTCCAGATCAGCCACTGACCTGTGATTTCTATGGCATGATTCTCCCTAAGCATGATCCGCAATGGCAACGTATTGTCAACTCCTTGATTGAAGGCGAAAAAGCTAAAGAAATTTGGGGGGGATGGTTTACAAATTTGTTTCCCTATGTTTTATTAAATCTAGAGTATTGTATTGATAAGTAAAATGTAATTCTGTCTAGGAGAGCCATCATTCTTTTTTAGCGGTCACCATAAAGGAACGTCGCATTCCAGGTACTGAACGGGGTGCGATTTGGACAGAGTAACGTCCATAATTTGCTCTTATTTCTCCCGGTTGGATCACTGATGCATTCCACCCATGAGCAGCAAATAATTCTTCTGGTTCGTCTGTGCCAAAACGCCAATTTTTACTAATTAATCCCTTCTGAGTTTTAGAGCCTATCTGCCACGACTTTACACTTATTAAATCTGCAGCCAAATAACTCCCTTTGACACTGATATCAGAAATTGTTTGCAGTAATATATTGATCTCTGTTTTATCCAGATACATCAATAAACCTTCCATCAACCAAACTGTAGGTTGATTAGATTTATATCCATGATTTTTTAATAAATGCACCCAAGGTTTTTGCAAATCTGTGGCGATGGAATAGCGATGACATTTAGATGGAATATCCTTAAGAATTGCTTCTTTGCGAGAAATGATTTCTGGTAAATCAATCTCGTATATACATAGTTCAGGTGGTAAGGGTAGGCGATATGCTCTAGTATCGTACCCCACCCCTAGAATGACAATTTGACGTACCTCTGGTATTACAGATATTATAAAATCATCAAAAAATTTAGTTCGCACTGCCACAAACTGGATGCGAAGGGTATTTGATTTCGGGTCTTTACCGTCTTGTTTTTCCCAATAATCCATCAAAGACTGTATTTCCTTAGACCCAACTAACTGAGCAGCAAAAGGATCGTCAAAAAGTCGGTCTGCCCTTTTCGATTCAATAGCACGTTTGGCCGCCATTACTACTGCGGTACGACAGACATCATTTTTGATTTCTGGTATTTTTTCGGCTTTTGCTGCCAGTTCGTTTTCCATAATTTACAATTTACTGCTTGATCATGAAATTAAGGACAACCTTGCTGAGATACTGTACCATCGGGCATCGTGGCATTACACAAATTAGCGCCAGTCAAATTAGCCCCAGTTAAATTAGCCCCCGTTAAGTTAGCCTCGGTTAAATTAGCCTCGGTTAAATTAGCCCCACTTAGATTAGCATTTTGTAAGTCAGCATAACTTAATTTGGTTCTATACAAATAGGTATTACTTAAATCAGAGCTAGCCATGCTCGCACCGGTTAAATCCCCCAAACTTAATGTGGCTCCTTTTAAATTAGCCTCATATAAGATTACCACAGGAGCAAAAATCTTATCTAATTTAGCATTTTCTAATGTAGCCGATGTTAAGTCAGCATCAAATAAACGAGCAGCTACTAAATTAGCATTTGTCAGGATGGCTCGTTCTAAATTAGCGAGAGTTAAATCTGCTCCTTGGAGATTAGCATTGGTCAGATCAGAACTTACTTCTTCGGTCGCCCGTCGTTGGTAAGATTGAAGTTTAGGGTTAAGTAGAATACTATTGAGATAAGCCCCTGATAAATTAGCCCCTCTTAAATTAATACTTCTCCAATTACAGTTACTAAAATTACCAAAGCTCAAATCACGACCACTTAAATCATTGCCTAGATCGCAATTAGCAAAAGTGTTGGATTGGGCTTGAGCTGGCAACCCTATACAACCGAGACATAAGAGAGAAGAAACTAGAGTTGAAGACACTAGAGTTATCGTTTTTAGCACCATAGTCATATTGAGTAGTTAGGATTGAATCTTGAGAGCATAAATTAATACAGAGTCAAATCTATCGCCATCCCTGTCGGAGTTGTGAGAGTAGTCAGTTGGAACAACGGATGGTTAACGGATGTAACCAATGGAAGTATGGAAAAATCTAGAAGTCTCGCAAGATGGCGAAGAGGTTATCCAGAGTAACAGGGATTTCTCTGAGGTTTGACTTCGGATTGATATAAGCAGGTGCACAAAATTAATTACACATTTTAAAATACTCAAAGCCTTGCATTGTAAGGATTACAGAGATTGGGAGTAGGTAATTAATTTTGTTTAGGTGCTTAATAGTATACAGTAATTTCGATGTGAAAGTAGGATTGATCGGAACGTCGGAGCAAGGAATAGGGCACAAATAGAGTTTTTTAGCTAAACTGTTGTACACTCGTCAACAGTAATTGACCATGAACCCAACTCGCCAACGAATCCAAAACATTTTCAAATCGATAGTAGCCTCTGTCCTAATCCTGAGTCTCTTTGGATGTGCCGCCCTTCTAGACCAGTTAGGAATCGGGAATTA includes:
- a CDS encoding DUF433 domain-containing protein, whose protein sequence is MQLEDYFNFLAPDDIRIKGHRIGIETVLYEYLFKERTAEEIAKIYSTLTLEEVYATILYYLQNKETVSQYIADWLEWGHQQRKAQALNPHPAVARLRKIKAERQAQLKANGTEVSNG
- a CDS encoding DUF5615 family PIN-like protein, with translation MALKYLMDENVDPAYSTQIRRKCPNLVICAVGEIGTPSLSTLDPEILLWCEEYNFVLVTNNRKSMPVHLTDHIAQSHHVSGIFILNSNLSIGQNIEELIIISECS
- a CDS encoding alpha/beta fold hydrolase, producing the protein MKAKAKPKKLLGFLYTCLFLGLGILPTVVKPKPALSAEYIYFNYGPLKLSLSRESIEIFANEGRITKEFEFYAQMLNPEALEQLRMLLQKRIKISPVAISRLGKSPMGEAFLEGLGKMIKTHPGRNGLHSLRGALVLAAADSEGLTLMNIVRQFPTEGMLIDTDYIFDVRKELATLFRYRDAAVNAIANQATREAAAENTVDVSQLTDLQQPGPYNFTDQVITLSGRRRQSPLGLSGETKFEVALYLPQGNPKPAPLVVMSHGFASDRNHFTYLAEHLASHGIAVAVPEHVGSNIEYSQAVLQGLANGINPVEFIERPLDIRYVLDELEDLSKSDPNFANQLNLEQVGVIGHSFGGYTALAVAGAEINDLRLRQVCPDQDPTFNLSVLLQCRANRLPPFNYDLQDPRVKAVIAVNPITSTALGPGSLGKIQVPVMIMAGSHDIVAPTVPEQIHPFIWLNTPEKYLAMIVDGNHFSTSGASGDDFALFPRELLGSNPQVGLSYLKALSLAFVNTHIRDLPNYRPYLSVSYAKFLSENSLDLHLVKSLTPEQLEESFGSEPPESIIPQLAIEPIPKPSETVLDQIKRTGTIKVGIRKDAAPFGYIDTNGEWKGYCFDLLNSLKDKVAQQLNKPIELKVVAIQSTLENRFAIVRDEAVHLECGPNTIRSHIEGVKFSTPFFITGTHLLVDSQQPRVFNRYQSLDSLKIGVLPSSLTETFIEQTYPNAQKIVFPGDIGRSQGVKALVNRDIDAFASDGILLIGEVTRQGLSSSQYTLSPDQPLTCDFYGMILPKHDPQWQRIVNSLIEGEKAKEIWGGWFTNLFPYVLLNLEYCIDK
- a CDS encoding SAM-dependent methyltransferase → MENELAAKAEKIPEIKNDVCRTAVVMAAKRAIESKRADRLFDDPFAAQLVGSKEIQSLMDYWEKQDGKDPKSNTLRIQFVAVRTKFFDDFIISVIPEVRQIVILGVGYDTRAYRLPLPPELCIYEIDLPEIISRKEAILKDIPSKCHRYSIATDLQKPWVHLLKNHGYKSNQPTVWLMEGLLMYLDKTEINILLQTISDISVKGSYLAADLISVKSWQIGSKTQKGLISKNWRFGTDEPEELFAAHGWNASVIQPGEIRANYGRYSVQIAPRSVPGMRRSFMVTAKKE
- a CDS encoding pentapeptide repeat-containing protein; this translates as MTMVLKTITLVSSTLVSSLLCLGCIGLPAQAQSNTFANCDLGNDLSGRDLSFGNFSNCNWRSINLRGANLSGAYLNSILLNPKLQSYQRRATEEVSSDLTNANLQGADLTLANLERAILTNANLVAARLFDADLTSATLENAKLDKIFAPVVILYEANLKGATLSLGDLTGASMASSDLSNTYLYRTKLSYADLQNANLSGANLTEANLTEANLTGANLTGANLTGANLCNATMPDGTVSQQGCP